In the genome of Rhodoplanes sp. Z2-YC6860, one region contains:
- the hemB gene encoding porphobilinogen synthase — protein sequence MAIKYGRPIESRVRVVPAEAKARAETAPLELTTRMRRNRRTDWARRMVRENVLTTNDLIWPMFVAEGNRAPVASMPGVERLPVDEIVRAAERAAKLTIPCIALFPYTDPGLRDEDGSEALNAENLVCRAVRAAKQAVPEVGILCDVALDPYTSHGHDGLMHEGTILNDETVAVLVKQALVQAEAGCDIIAPSDMMDGRVGAIRAGLDAAGYTDVQIMAYTAKYASAFYGPFRDAVGSSATLTGDKRTYQMDFGNSDEALREAELDIAEGADMIMVKPGLPYLDILQRVKDSFGMPTFAYQVSGEYAMVMAAAQNGWIDGEKAMVETLTAFKRAGADGVLTYFAPRVAEKLLKA from the coding sequence ATGGCCATCAAATACGGCCGCCCGATCGAATCCCGTGTCCGCGTCGTTCCGGCGGAGGCGAAAGCTCGCGCTGAGACAGCCCCGCTCGAACTGACCACCCGGATGCGAAGGAACCGCCGCACCGACTGGGCGCGACGCATGGTGCGCGAGAACGTGCTCACCACGAACGACCTGATCTGGCCGATGTTCGTCGCCGAAGGCAATCGGGCGCCGGTCGCCTCGATGCCGGGCGTCGAGCGGCTGCCGGTCGACGAGATCGTGCGTGCGGCGGAGCGCGCCGCCAAGCTGACCATCCCCTGCATCGCGCTGTTCCCCTACACCGATCCGGGGCTGCGCGACGAGGATGGCAGCGAGGCGCTGAACGCCGAGAACCTGGTGTGCCGCGCGGTGCGCGCCGCGAAGCAGGCCGTGCCCGAGGTCGGCATTCTGTGCGATGTGGCGCTCGATCCCTACACCAGCCACGGCCACGACGGCCTGATGCACGAAGGCACCATTCTCAACGACGAAACCGTCGCGGTGCTGGTGAAACAGGCCCTGGTCCAGGCCGAGGCCGGCTGCGACATCATCGCGCCGTCGGACATGATGGACGGCCGGGTCGGCGCGATCCGCGCGGGGCTCGATGCTGCGGGCTACACCGACGTGCAGATCATGGCCTACACGGCGAAATACGCTTCGGCCTTCTACGGGCCGTTCCGCGATGCCGTCGGCTCGTCGGCGACGCTGACCGGCGACAAGCGCACCTATCAGATGGACTTCGGCAACTCCGACGAGGCGCTGCGTGAGGCCGAACTCGACATCGCCGAAGGCGCCGACATGATCATGGTCAAGCCGGGCCTGCCCTATCTCGACATCCTGCAGCGCGTGAAGGACAGCTTTGGCATGCCGACCTTCGCCTATCAGGTGTCGGGCGAATACGCGATGGTGATGGCGGCGGCGCAGAACGGCTGGATCGACGGCGAAAAAGCCATGGTCGAGACGCTGACCGCCTTCAAGCGCGCCGGCGCGGACGGCGTGCTCACTTACTTTGCTCCCCGCGTCGCCGAAAAACTCCTGAAAGCCTGA